In one window of Camelus bactrianus isolate YW-2024 breed Bactrian camel chromosome 13, ASM4877302v1, whole genome shotgun sequence DNA:
- the UBXN10 gene encoding UBX domain-containing protein 10: MATEAPVNIAPECSPVVGTAADSFIWQPNSPSMHVIRPKSAKGRTRPSLHKPQGPEGRSRRTPSSPPPAVPCESPSSQKLGVCTPKSPSQGAPNEIPELRQQAPIGASSSLNKYPVLPSINRKTVEEGAVETIAKKAGSLQLSSIQAPYQEQTCTVKTSEEDSRAQPHSLERKFVVQTMRQSSYRARDLEEPSDQEPRLLLAVRSPSGRRFVRHFRPTDALQTVVAVAEHKNKATYQRCSIETMEVPRRRFSDLTKSLQECRIPHKSVLGISQEDGEGWP, from the coding sequence ATGGCCACAGAAGCCCCTGTGAATATTGCCCCTGAATGCAGCCCTGTTGTTGGCACAGCAGCTGACAGCTTCATTTGGCAGCCGAACTCGCCCAGCATGCACGTCATAAGGCCCAAATCCGCCAAGGGCCGGACTCGGCCAAGTCTGCACAAACCCCAGGGCCCAGAGGGGCGCTCCCGCCGCACACCATCCTCTCCGCCTCCAGCTGTTCCCTGCGAGTCGCCAAGCAGCCAGAAACTGGGGGTCTGCACGCCCAAATCTCCAAGTCAGGGAGCTCCCAATGAGATCCCGGAGCTGCGGCAACAAGCGCCCATCGGGGCTTCCTCTTCCCTCAACAAATACCCAGTCCTTCCTTCCATCAACAGGAAGACCGTGGAGGAGGGGGCCGTGGAAACCATAGCTAAGAAGGCTGGCTCCCTGCAGCTGAGCAGCATCCAGGCTCCCTACCAAGAGCAGACCTGCACTGTGAAGACGAGCGAAGAAGATTCCAGAGCCCAACCTCATTCCCTGGAGAGGAAATTTGTCGTCCAGACCATGAGACAAAGTTCCTACAGGGCCAGAGACCTGGAGGAACCATCAGATCAGGAGCCAAGGCTGCTGCTGGCTGTCAGGTCACCATCAGGCCGAAGGTTCGTCCGCCATTTCCGGCCAACCGATGCCTTGCAAACTGTTGTCGCTGTGGCAGAACACAAGAACAAGGCCACCTACCAACGCTGCAGCATTGAGACTATGGAAGTGCCCAGGAGACGTTTCTCTGACCTCACCAAGTCTCTGCAGGAGTGCAGAATCCCCCACAAGTCAGTGCTGGGCATCTCACAGGAAGATGGAGAGGGGTGGCCCTGA